In the genome of Candoia aspera isolate rCanAsp1 chromosome 12, rCanAsp1.hap2, whole genome shotgun sequence, the window TTCCACAATCTCGTGTGAACTTTAGTCTGAAGAgctgttctcttttctttagaGGTGCAATCCTAACTTATAATCATCTCCCCTCTAGGATGGTTTCATGttgaagaacagaaaaatacaaatgtatatgTGACAGGTGAGGAGCAGTCTTGAGTATTTGCTGATTGTTGAAGCTGTGTTATGAAATGGACGTGAAAGTCAAGCTCTCCCGTGAAATGGGTCCAAGCCCCTGAATATAACTTTAAATATTTTGCATCACATAAAATCTTGGCATCTGGAATTAAAATGAGAGATTTTGTTGATGGCTTTGAATAAAGTTTAACTGAGTAGGGAGAAGAATAAGaaacacttttatttaaaaattcagttatACATACATTTGAATTATTTGTAAAGTACCTCAAAATGCCAGAGTTGCTACACTTCTGCATATGAGTTCTGTAGTCAGTTTGTCTACCTTTGTTTCCCACTCCTTAACTTTTGGTGAACTGAAGTTTAGAGTCACTTTGTCTCCATTTTGATGAGGGTGGGTGTATCGCTGTGATTTAAATGTGGAGTCAGCACCTGTAAACTAATTTCTATCATGTTCGTTTATTTCTTCCCAATTAGGAAATTGCCTTGTGGCAACTCAGCCTTGGCTACATGGCTTAATATTGTCTATGTGCTTGAGCTGTGGGCTGCCGCCTTGCCGTGTCTGGAAGTGCCCATTATGGCATATGGGACCTTTCGCATGCCTGATGCGGACTCCCATTTCCTAGTTGTGTTATGCTTGTAAAATGCACAATATTTCTGTGGCCTCCACCTTACAATGCTGTCCTTAGTGGCCTGAGATCTTCTGGCAGAGACTAGGATATGTTTCCTCAGGATTTTTCTGTCTTTGGTGCACAAAATGCACCAAAACAAGAGATTTCTGACTGCTGTCCTGCCAGTTCCTGATAGTGGATCATGGTTTTGAGGCTGTTTCCCGTGATCTCAGTCTGCTCTGTGTTGAAGGTGCCAGATCTCAGGCCTAATGGCTATGCTGTACCTCTCCATCCTTCCTGAATCAACAAGGAACAGATGCCCACCGTCCCTGATAAAATACCTTGCAGTGTCTGTCTCTTGTTGAAGGATCAAATATGCGCATCAGTCCCAAAGCTCAGGTTTTGAACTGGGAGTGCAGAATTTGCAGAATTGTGTTAAGGGTTTTATAGCCAACTTGGGAGCTAAAAAATTGAAGTGAACTAAGATTGTCCTTCAGTGGCATTATATTATGTCCCCATAGTTTGGGATCTAGCACTGCCAGAATGCAAAAGCTGTCAGACCATGCTGAATGAGGGGAAGTATACAAAGACACCAGAGAAAATGTAGACTGTGGTGAAAGAATTAGTGCTGTGATGTTAAAAGTTCAGCTTGGTTTTTGATGGATGTTGTTCTTGCATTTGTGTCTATTCAACTTTGCCTTTCCAGGTTTACCACCAGACATTACAAAAGATGAGTTTGTAGACGTTATGTCAAAGTGTGGTATCATTATGCGTGATCCTCAAACAGAGGAGCCAAAAATCAAACTTTACAAAGACAAAGAAGGAAATCTTAAAGGCGATGGGCTCTGTTGTTATTTAAAGGTTAGTTGTAtacttctgttatttatttatttataagtcacatttctatcaccgcccatctctccctaaaagggggactctgggcggtttacaataaaatccaccttaaaacctcaacatcataaaatcaccaagtcaacagctacaatactaaaataataaataaatataaatatagaatccaagtgggagatttccattctgtaGGGAGAattctacatcaccagccacccccaggaagagctattgcccttcccatcccaggtgaggtggcagaaccaggtcttcaagcccttccggaaggttgggagcgaaggggcctgcctcacctccgggggcagaatgttccacggggcgggcgccactgcagagaaggcccgtctcctggaccccgccagatggaattctcttgcagacggggtccgtagcgtgccctctctgcatgaccgggtcgatgttatggggatgaggcggtccctcaggtagcctggccccgtgccatacagcgctttaaaggtgataaccaacaccttgaattggacccggaagcagactggcaccccgtgcagctcgcgcagtaaaggtgttacgtgtgctgatcttggagcactcatcactgttcacgcagccgcattctggaccagctgaagcttccagatactcttcaagggcagccccatgtagagcgcattgcagtagtctatgtgggagacgaccagggtgtgagtgactgtccggaCCTTTATCGTGATCCTGCAGTTGCCCCCAAAATAGACCTCCCCCTTTGAATCTCTATTTAAAGTTACTTTATCTTAACTTCTGGGGACCCCTGCAGACATCAACAGGACTTAcgataagtgttttttttttaggtcTGTGGCAAATGTTGCTTCTTTGTTAGCCAGAGTCAGTGTAGGTGGAAAGCGGAGGTCTTACACCagggtttttctctctcttttttctcccagAGAGAATCTGTTGAACTTGCACTGAAATTGTTGGATGAAAATGAAATCCGAGGCTACAAACTACACGTGGAAGTTGCGCAGTTCCAGCTTAAAGGGGAGTATGATgccagcaagaagaaaaagaagtgcaaAGATTACAGGAAGAAGCTTTCCCAGCAACAGAAGTGCGTAGCTCCTTCTCCCGATACAGCTTGGCTTGTGGGAAACCCTTGCCTGGAAATTTTGTTTCCTTATAAGAAAGGGAAGGGTGTTGTGAAGCAAGCACATCTTTGTATTTGCCGTTCTGCATGCTACTTTTATAAGAACGTTTTGCTTCAGGTCCTGTGGAAAATGTGGCCAGACTTGTCTTTTCATTCCATCGGGGGCTTTAAAGCAAAGCATTTGTAGGAAATGCATGAAACCCTAACCTCTAGAGCAGGTCAAATCAGGCGGGGGGCAGCTCCTGATAAAATGTGGATTTAGATGTCAAGATCCCTTCCCCGTAGGTGGCTTACAGATGACTTTTCATGCTGCTAGGAACCTCCCTTTCATTACTGGGGACAAAATGGCTGCAGGTTCTGATTTTAAGAAacatcaaattaatttttttctcaacaAATACTTTTAGAAACTGAAGAGATCAACCCCAACCTCTTAATATTGCTTCATTTCATTAGACTGCTGGATTGGAGGCCAGAGAAGAAAGAGGGGAGTGTTAGATTGCGACACGAGCGTGTCATCATTATCAGAAACATGTTCCACCCCAAAGATTTTGAGGTAGGTAAAAATCCCTACCTTCCGTCCAGCAGAAGATTATACACTCTAATCCCTACATAAGATCTGGGAAAGTGCCACCTCCCTCCCAGAGATGACGAATGAAGTTGGGCTTGTCACAAGCCAAGAAGCATCTGTAGCATAATGGGACCAGCTAAAGTTAGAAAGGATCATTCCATTTTTAGGCTCTTCCTGGCCGAAGCTCTTGAGCTTCTATTATGCCCGGCAACTTAAATTGCTCCTCCTGTATTGGAAGGCATAATGTTACCATCCCCAGTGCGACATTCTCCAAATGCATTCAGCTGTCAGTCCCTTTATATTTACCAAGGGCCGAGAGTTATGGGGCCTGTAGTCCAACATACCTGAAGGTTGCAAGGTTTCCCAGTCCTGGCGCAGGCCCACTCAGTTTCTGTTAACGCCGGCTAAGAGATTCCTACCTTTGAAAGGTGACATTTTCCATTCAATCTCTGCTTTTGAGCATTGatggaaacaagcaaacaagctttTGAATAGTGCCCAGTAAATAATTCAGGCACGGTGGTTTGGTATCTCACTCTTCAGAGTGCTGTCATTGTCCTGTGAAATTCTTGCGTTCTGAAAGTGTTGGACGTGTTTTTAAAATAcgctttaaaatttctttctagGAGGACCCCTTGGTGCTAAATGAGATCCGAGAAGATCTACGGACAGAGTGTGAAAAATTTGGTCAAGTAAAGAAAGTCATTATATTTGATGTATGTATCAGAAAGACTTTGATTTTAGTTGGCCCTGACATTTTGCATTGTACTTTTGAGGCACTCTTGTGCAAAAGCAGTAAAGAACAACGACCACACTAGTTGAATTCCAACTGGAATGATCAGTTTAATGAAGTTTCAAAAGAACCAAATAACTGTTAATTTTTCGAACGTTCATTATTCAGTGTACCACTAGAATATGGCTGAGCCTGCATAAAGAATTATGTCTGTATTGTGAGCCTGTATGTAaccacctttttaaaattaaaatcagaagttGTAAAATATTTCCCACTCCAGTGCTGTATTAAGACAGTTGAACAGTTTAATCAGATGATAATACGGAAGGATTACTAGACTTCCTAGAGAGCTCATGTATTGTCGTTAGGGAGAGAGGTGTTAGGAGAATGATCAGGAAAAGGTGAAATGGTAGGCGACTTACAACGATTTCAGAACAGAATTTTAGAACAGAGGTAGTTTCATCATGTTTTGTGAGTCCCAGAACTTTGTGATTCTGATACAGGGCGTTCTCTTGAATTTGTGCGATGACTTTGACTTTGACTTgacagcttttttccccctttgtttctGCAGAGGCACCCTGATGGAGTAGCATCAGTATCCTTTAAAGAAGCCGAAGAGGCTGATGTTTGCAAACAGGCACTCAGCGGACGATGGTTTGGTGGACGGCAGCTCTGCGTGGAAACGTGGGATGGTGTAACTGATTACCAGGTATGTTTGGCTTGAtgaaggttttttctttttttaaatacgaGTATGAGTAATGAAGGGAGCcagttaaggccccaggctagaaactgggagactatgagctctagtcctgtcttagagaTGAATCTAGCTGGGCaaatttgggccagtccttccctctcatccctaggaagaaggtggcagtggctgaaatcttgccaagaagactgcagggacttgtccaggcagtcaccaggagtcaaggccgACTCAGAGGCACAAGTAATTTAACAATTTAAGAGGGCCTCTATGTTTGGCACCTGACTTTTGAAATCCCCTTGAAAAGTATCCTTCTGACCATAGAACAAAATGGGGTTTTATGACCTTCCACGCTACAGCATACGCTGTGCAAGTCAGGGAGGGATCCTCGTAGCTCCAAGTTCTCTTGAAATCACATTTGGAATCGGCATCTAAGCTATTGATTAGGAAACAGAAAATGCCTTTCCCCCATTCCTCTGCAACATTGACAATTACCACTGTGTACCAACCCAGGTTGAAGAAACCTCACGGGAAAGAGAAGAGAGACTGAAGGGGTGGCAAGAATTTTTAGGTGATCCTGACCAAGAACTGCCTAAAAGGCCACCGGGAGCAGATCCTCCAGGAACCGGCCAGCAGCTGTCGAAAGGAGTTCCGCCTTCCCAAGATAACGGGGCCTCTGAAGCGGATGTGAAGGCGGAAGCAGCTGAGCGAGGAGGCGACAGCGAGGCAGCCGGCGAAGACGTTGCAGCGTCCACAGACAGCAGCGTCGCAGGCAGTGATGAAGAAGCAGAGACGTAACGCCCCTTGCTCCTCGTAGAAAGCATGAGCCCGGGGATCCCCGACTCCTCTGTTACCCTTTGCTCTGACGCAGTTGCAGGCTGCACTTGAAtggatgaatatatatatatatatgcgcacGTTTCTTTGTTAGGGTGTCATCAACGTGCTTTTGAGGTATTCCATTAAAAGCAGTATTTagtttcatgtgtgtgtgtgcgcgcgtctgtgtgtatatatatatatcttcataTATTCATGTCTGGCTGTGACTGAAGCTGCGTGTGTGTCATAAGTTGCCAAGAATCCTGCTGAACTGACCAGCTGTCTTAAGTCATACCTTTGCTTGTCAGTGTTCAAAGTCCATCCCCGTGAAGTAGGTACAAACCTCTAATTCCCCTTAACTACACAGCAACCTTTAGAAACACAGGAATGAATGCTTTCCAGTGTCTGCCCTAATTCCAGCCCCTTCCAACCTGCTGATACTCTCCCTGTATGATACGAATTCTTGCCTGCCTTGGATGCACCAGTGTGTGTTTGGaacagctggttttcctgatGTTAGTGATTTTAAAGTAACAGATCATTGAAGATGGATTAGCGCTCTCCATGGCCAAGAGAGATTAGAAAGATCACGCTCTGAAAATGCTATTCTGGTGTGTAAAGCTCCTTGTAATTCATGTCCTTCGTTAATATAGACATTTGACGCTGAGGAAAGCTAGGtaataaatgggaaaaagaatGTAAATAAGATGAACTCTCTTCTTCacttttttaaatttctgattTGATTGACTCGTTGGAAACATGCAGAGTGCATGTGTGTTGGAAGCGTGGTTCCTGCCTTGCCCCGGTGTTAACTGTTCGAATATAGTTGGATTTCAAGCATTTGTCAAGACTGAGTATATGAAGCCTGTATTTTTTATACTGGATTGATTATAGGAGATTCTACGAATAAAATTGTTTTGAGATTCATTCCCAAAATTGTTTCTCAGATTTTTAAGCAATTTTTTGTGGGTGTTAACCACTCagaaatagcctttttttttttaatcgctcCCAAGACTTTCCAAATGCTTTGCCCACATTTATTTTCTGTGGCCTTATAACTACGTATTTAAATAAGGAAGTGATTATTTCTCCCATCTCAGATGTCCTGGACCAGGGAACCTGTGCGTTTGTTGTGACAGATCATAGAATAGATTTTCCACATTTCCATGTGAGTGTAGGGGGTTAGATGCTTCGTACCAAGTTTGCTGTTTTAACTGAATGATACTGTAGTTTGTAGAAaactttagttttttaaaatcaggaccTCAGCCCGTTGCTTGAGACAGACAATTATGCAAATCATCATTTGCTGTTGACTCCAAATGTAACAGACTTTGAAGTGGACGTTGGTTTTgttgggaaggagaagaaaaacgtAGGAGCCTAAACGCACCGTTGATCAGTTTCACAAGGGCACAGTTGAAT includes:
- the HTATSF1 gene encoding 17S U2 SnRNP complex component HTATSF1 — its product is MSVGGSDRNEDFHQQLRLQELYGRKEGEGGEDPYTYTDPADGTQYEWDLEKKAWFPKVTEDFLATYHANYGFPTESSDTSASVAKTESKPAPDSKAAKAQQPVEPKTSQPTDPKQKGEKRKPEAGWFHVEEQKNTNVYVTGLPPDITKDEFVDVMSKCGIIMRDPQTEEPKIKLYKDKEGNLKGDGLCCYLKRESVELALKLLDENEIRGYKLHVEVAQFQLKGEYDASKKKKKCKDYRKKLSQQQKLLDWRPEKKEGSVRLRHERVIIIRNMFHPKDFEEDPLVLNEIREDLRTECEKFGQVKKVIIFDRHPDGVASVSFKEAEEADVCKQALSGRWFGGRQLCVETWDGVTDYQVEETSREREERLKGWQEFLGDPDQELPKRPPGADPPGTGQQLSKGVPPSQDNGASEADVKAEAAERGGDSEAAGEDVAASTDSSVAGSDEEAET